A single Silvibacterium dinghuense DNA region contains:
- a CDS encoding formate--tetrahydrofolate ligase has protein sequence MQKNLLPIEAVARKLDLTEDLYEKRSPVTAKLSLALLRPELWKDARFRRNGKLILVTATTPTLFGEGKTVTSIGLVQGIEKIGKRAVLASREPSLGPVFGMKGGAAGGGRSQVEPAEKINLHFHGDFHAISSAHNLLAALIDSHMFHGNELDLDPEGITWPRTLDMNDRALRRITVSVTAADKKQRDGSNRPSGFLITAASEIMAILALASDRQDLRARLARIVIGQDRKGNPVRAADLNATGPMMALLHEALMPNLAQTTEGTPAMVHCGPFANIAHGTSSVVSQKMGMQMADYVVNETGFASDLGFEKYMDLVSPLSGIKPSAAVLVTTVQSVKQQGEGDLERGAANLEKHISIVRGFGLPVVVAINRFPNDTEEELNMLRKFCEARGAEFALSEAYAKGGEGAVALAQKVVEVIEANPEVQLTTTYALGDSIVEKITKVAQKIYGADAVELSDRAKENLERFTRWDFGELPICIAKTQYSLSDDPRRLGAPAGWTLHVTDIALSAGAGFLVVISGSMMLMPGLPKVSRALGIDVDEHGEIIGMS, from the coding sequence ATGCAGAAGAACCTGTTGCCCATTGAAGCAGTCGCCAGGAAGCTTGATCTGACCGAAGACCTTTACGAGAAGCGCAGTCCGGTGACGGCGAAGCTCAGCCTGGCTCTTCTCCGTCCGGAGCTGTGGAAGGATGCGCGCTTTCGCCGCAATGGAAAGCTGATCCTGGTGACGGCCACCACGCCGACGCTCTTTGGCGAAGGCAAGACGGTGACCTCGATTGGGCTGGTGCAGGGGATTGAGAAGATCGGCAAGCGCGCTGTGCTGGCATCCCGTGAGCCCTCTCTGGGACCGGTCTTCGGCATGAAGGGTGGCGCGGCCGGTGGCGGGCGTTCTCAGGTGGAGCCTGCGGAGAAGATCAACTTGCACTTCCACGGCGACTTTCACGCGATCAGCTCGGCGCATAACCTGCTGGCCGCGCTCATCGATTCGCATATGTTCCACGGCAACGAGCTTGATCTCGATCCCGAAGGCATTACCTGGCCGCGCACGCTGGATATGAACGATCGCGCGCTGCGCCGGATCACGGTAAGCGTGACCGCTGCGGACAAAAAGCAGCGCGATGGCAGCAATCGCCCGAGCGGCTTCCTGATCACGGCTGCTTCGGAGATCATGGCCATTCTCGCGCTGGCGTCCGACCGACAAGATCTGCGTGCGCGTCTGGCGCGGATTGTGATTGGGCAGGATCGCAAGGGAAACCCGGTACGTGCGGCCGACCTGAACGCGACCGGGCCGATGATGGCGCTGCTGCACGAGGCTCTGATGCCGAATCTCGCTCAGACCACCGAAGGTACGCCCGCGATGGTGCACTGCGGACCCTTCGCCAATATTGCGCATGGCACCAGCTCGGTTGTCTCGCAGAAGATGGGCATGCAGATGGCGGACTACGTGGTGAACGAGACCGGATTCGCTTCGGACCTGGGCTTTGAGAAGTACATGGACCTGGTGAGCCCGCTGTCTGGTATCAAGCCCTCGGCCGCTGTGCTGGTGACGACGGTGCAGAGCGTGAAGCAGCAGGGCGAGGGCGATCTCGAGCGCGGGGCAGCGAACCTCGAGAAGCACATCTCCATCGTGCGCGGCTTCGGATTGCCGGTGGTGGTTGCGATCAACCGTTTCCCGAATGATACCGAAGAAGAACTGAACATGTTACGCAAATTCTGCGAGGCTCGTGGCGCGGAGTTTGCGCTTTCGGAGGCCTATGCGAAGGGCGGCGAAGGCGCGGTGGCGCTGGCACAGAAGGTCGTCGAGGTGATCGAGGCGAATCCAGAGGTGCAGTTGACAACGACGTATGCGCTCGGCGATTCCATCGTGGAGAAGATCACGAAGGTCGCGCAGAAAATCTATGGTGCGGATGCGGTGGAGTTGAGCGATCGCGCGAAGGAGAACCTCGAGCGCTTTACGCGTTGGGACTTTGGTGAGCTGCCGATCTGCATTGCCAAGACGCAGTACTCGCTCAGCGATGACCCCAGGCGCCTGGGTGCGCCGGCAGGGTGGACGCTTCACGTCACGGATATTGCGCTCTCAGCGGGCGCGGGGTTTCTGGTCGTGATCTCCGGCTCGATGATGCTGATGCCTGGGCTGCCGAAGGTCTCCCGCGCGCTGGGCATCGATGTCGACGAGCACGGCGAGATCATTGGAATGTCGTAA
- a CDS encoding glycoside hydrolase family 5 protein, protein MHAQTQADSAATAFRRAQELKSGINLSNWFASGDLSPQHLTTAVSEADLAAIHAMGFDSVRIGVDPSLIERHGDLQPANPAALATLHKAVDEALAAHLAVTLCIFPSDDYKHQLSSEWGVGELTETWRILAASFAQTDADHVFYELINEPEVQDPYRWMGIEARLVEAVRSVDAQHTMIAAGASYSGLGDLLATEPVHDANVIYTFHFYEPYPFTHQGATWGSAEWPFYRSIPYPATPQQITEQMKAVPSDLARYYLYLYAAGGWNAETIAGRIAFAAAWGKECGVPVIANEFGVYRDTADAASRMRWLHDVRTAFESNGIGWTMWDYAGNFGVARRSGGKIEPDAAVLEALGLK, encoded by the coding sequence ATGCATGCGCAGACGCAGGCGGACAGCGCGGCGACGGCCTTTCGCCGGGCGCAGGAATTGAAAAGCGGCATCAACCTCTCGAACTGGTTCGCCAGCGGCGATCTTTCGCCGCAGCACCTGACGACAGCGGTGAGCGAAGCGGACCTTGCGGCTATTCATGCGATGGGTTTCGATTCGGTGCGGATCGGTGTCGATCCTTCTTTGATCGAGCGGCATGGTGATCTGCAACCCGCAAATCCGGCGGCGCTGGCTACGTTGCACAAGGCTGTGGATGAGGCACTGGCTGCACATCTCGCGGTGACTCTGTGCATCTTTCCCTCGGATGACTACAAGCATCAGCTGAGCAGCGAGTGGGGCGTAGGGGAGCTGACGGAGACGTGGCGGATTCTTGCTGCGAGCTTCGCGCAAACCGATGCCGATCACGTGTTCTACGAACTGATCAACGAGCCGGAGGTGCAGGACCCTTATCGCTGGATGGGGATTGAGGCGCGGCTGGTGGAGGCTGTGCGCAGTGTCGATGCGCAGCATACGATGATTGCCGCAGGCGCGAGCTACAGCGGTCTCGGTGACCTGCTGGCGACTGAGCCGGTGCACGATGCGAATGTGATTTACACCTTCCACTTTTATGAGCCGTATCCCTTCACGCATCAGGGTGCGACGTGGGGCTCGGCAGAGTGGCCGTTCTACAGAAGCATTCCATACCCGGCTACGCCGCAGCAGATCACGGAGCAGATGAAGGCGGTACCGTCGGATCTTGCGCGGTACTATCTATATCTCTATGCGGCAGGGGGATGGAATGCGGAGACGATTGCCGGGCGCATTGCTTTTGCAGCAGCATGGGGCAAGGAGTGCGGCGTGCCGGTGATCGCGAATGAGTTCGGTGTCTATCGCGATACGGCCGATGCCGCTTCGCGGATGCGCTGGCTGCACGACGTGCGAACGGCTTTCGAGTCGAACGGCATCGGGTGGACGATGTGGGACTATGCGGGAAACTTCGGCGTGGCGCGGCGCTCGGGCGGGAAGATTGAGCCGGATGCGGCAGTGCTTGAGGCTCTGGGGCTGAAGTAG
- a CDS encoding flagellar motor protein MotB has protein sequence MSRKTIIIIKKVKRHGEHHGGAWKVAYADFVTAMMSLFIVLWLMNTSAHVRKAVAGYFNDPLGRYHDNGSDKAGEDANPPAPEDAAKQKIEQLKQQLQKSITSSLDLNPLQKQIQMQITPEGLRIELLESRNGTFFDSGSAELNANGKEVLAMLAKQLGAVPNQISIEGHTDSQPYAGKSDYTNWELSADRANAARRLMQESGLKGNQVSQVRGYADQRLRVPADPLDPSNRRISVIVQYLSGSNSASSLLQGLKLPQGMSASPIANGGNTDAYPANAAAPAGASTPAPAAPAPAVPAKSSPATPAQPQGKKGLVGGLLSKIHH, from the coding sequence GTGAGCAGAAAAACGATCATCATCATCAAGAAGGTCAAGCGGCATGGCGAGCACCATGGCGGAGCTTGGAAGGTGGCTTATGCCGACTTCGTGACAGCGATGATGTCGCTGTTCATCGTGCTCTGGCTGATGAACACCAGCGCGCATGTGCGCAAGGCCGTGGCCGGATATTTCAACGATCCGCTGGGCCGGTACCACGACAACGGCAGCGACAAGGCAGGGGAGGACGCAAATCCTCCAGCTCCGGAAGACGCGGCGAAGCAGAAGATCGAGCAGCTTAAGCAGCAGCTCCAGAAGTCGATTACCAGCTCGCTGGATCTGAACCCGCTGCAGAAGCAGATCCAGATGCAGATTACGCCGGAGGGGCTGAGGATCGAGCTGCTGGAGTCGCGCAATGGCACGTTTTTCGACTCCGGCAGTGCGGAGTTGAACGCCAACGGCAAAGAGGTGCTGGCCATGCTGGCAAAGCAGCTCGGAGCGGTACCGAATCAGATTTCGATCGAAGGACACACCGATTCGCAGCCGTATGCGGGAAAGTCCGATTACACGAACTGGGAGCTTTCGGCGGACCGGGCGAATGCAGCGCGACGGCTGATGCAGGAGTCGGGTCTCAAGGGAAACCAGGTGTCGCAAGTGCGAGGCTATGCGGATCAACGTCTGCGCGTGCCTGCGGACCCGCTCGATCCTTCGAACCGGCGCATCTCAGTGATCGTGCAGTATCTTTCTGGCTCGAACTCGGCATCCTCGCTGCTACAGGGCTTGAAACTGCCGCAGGGAATGAGCGCCTCGCCGATTGCGAACGGGGGAAACACCGATGCCTATCCGGCGAATGCGGCGGCTCCTGCCGGCGCGTCTACTCCAGCTCCGGCTGCTCCGGCCCCGGCTGTTCCGGCAAAGAGCTCTCCGGCGACTCCGGCCCAGCCGCAGGGAAAAAAAGGACTGGTGGGCGGACTGCTCTCCAAGATTCATCACTGA
- the motA gene encoding flagellar motor stator protein MotA: MFAIIGIVVVFGAVVAGFLMEKGQLAVLMQPAELIIIGGAALGTLLIANPMHTIKGILSGLLGTLKGSHYSKDRYIETLKMMFELLNKVRRSGMLSIEADVEKPEESEIFKAYPHFVGDLHSRDFVCDTLRMAVTGGVEAFDMDQMMDLDMEVQHRCAHQPISALTTVADALPGLGIVAAVLGVVITMGALGGPPEAIGHKVAAALVGTFLGILLCYGVVGPLGTNMGKASEEHHAYLYVLRVLMIAFIKGSAPIQAIEIARRAIPTYVRPSFQEVEAACSGRQAGGEGAAAA, encoded by the coding sequence ATGTTCGCCATCATTGGAATCGTGGTGGTATTTGGAGCCGTGGTTGCAGGCTTCCTGATGGAAAAAGGCCAGCTGGCGGTGCTGATGCAGCCCGCAGAGCTGATCATCATCGGCGGAGCTGCGCTCGGCACGCTGCTGATCGCCAACCCCATGCACACGATCAAGGGGATTCTATCCGGGCTGCTGGGCACGCTCAAGGGATCGCATTACAGCAAAGACCGTTACATCGAGACACTGAAGATGATGTTCGAGCTGCTGAACAAGGTGCGGCGCTCGGGCATGCTGTCGATCGAGGCGGATGTGGAGAAGCCGGAGGAGAGCGAAATCTTCAAGGCTTATCCGCATTTTGTGGGGGATTTGCACTCACGGGATTTTGTCTGCGACACGCTGCGCATGGCGGTGACCGGCGGCGTCGAGGCCTTCGACATGGACCAGATGATGGACCTGGACATGGAAGTGCAGCACCGCTGCGCGCACCAGCCGATCTCGGCGCTGACGACGGTGGCCGACGCGTTGCCGGGGCTGGGCATCGTGGCTGCGGTGCTGGGCGTGGTGATTACCATGGGCGCGCTGGGCGGGCCTCCGGAGGCGATCGGGCACAAGGTGGCGGCGGCGCTGGTGGGGACCTTCCTCGGCATCCTGCTCTGTTACGGCGTGGTGGGGCCGCTGGGTACGAACATGGGAAAAGCCTCTGAGGAGCACCACGCGTACCTCTATGTGCTGCGGGTGCTGATGATCGCCTTCATCAAGGGGAGCGCGCCGATCCAGGCGATCGAGATTGCACGCCGCGCGATTCCAACTTATGTGCGGCCGAGCTTCCAGGAGGTGGAAGCAGCATGCTCCGGCAGGCAGGCGGGCGGTGAGGGAGCCGCAGCCGCGTGA
- a CDS encoding ATP-binding protein: MDLLAELREVPIFSQLKVEDASCLGDVDLIETPKGVVLVESGEAELSFWVLLSGALKMTKPESDGTSTLMATFSAGDAFGEVPILTGATTTAVKIKAIADGRVVRIGEAGFWRLIGTCPVVRAGVLEHVGRRIGAYQVMTRHREKLVTLGTLAAGLMHELNNPGTAARRAASQLRENLTRLQEISLRFSQRELTLEQKRCMAQLQTEALRDRKPEPMSSLEQADAEQELAEWLEESGVENAWKLAPTLVQVGWECNDITCAQYAFPREILSDALNWLESLISSMQLVGTIEESVARVTDLVVAVKKYAYADKNRAGEIDVHDSIQSTLTILAHKFRHKQLTVEKSFASGKPMLHTTGTGLNQVWTNILDNAIDASPEGGKVSIRTWQDEHFLYVGIADQGQGIPEELRDHIFEPFFTTKPVGVGTGLGLDIAHRIVLGQFHGNIHFESQRGKTEFVVQLPLEAPTECVPASPGLEAGIS; this comes from the coding sequence GTGGATCTTCTCGCAGAGTTGCGAGAGGTTCCGATTTTTTCGCAACTCAAGGTCGAGGATGCCAGTTGTCTGGGCGACGTGGACCTGATCGAGACTCCCAAGGGAGTGGTACTGGTTGAGTCCGGAGAAGCGGAACTCTCATTCTGGGTGCTGCTATCCGGCGCGTTGAAGATGACGAAGCCGGAATCCGACGGTACGAGCACGCTGATGGCGACCTTCTCGGCCGGCGATGCGTTTGGCGAAGTGCCGATTCTGACTGGCGCAACCACGACGGCGGTGAAGATCAAGGCGATTGCGGACGGCCGCGTGGTGCGGATCGGGGAGGCAGGCTTCTGGCGGCTGATCGGAACCTGTCCCGTGGTGCGCGCCGGGGTTCTGGAACATGTAGGCCGGCGGATAGGCGCCTACCAGGTGATGACGCGGCACCGGGAAAAGCTGGTGACGCTGGGCACCCTGGCGGCCGGATTGATGCATGAGTTAAACAATCCGGGTACGGCTGCCCGGCGGGCGGCTTCACAGCTGCGCGAGAACCTGACGCGGCTGCAGGAGATCAGCCTGCGATTCTCGCAGAGAGAGCTTACGCTCGAGCAGAAGCGGTGCATGGCGCAGTTGCAGACCGAGGCGTTGCGCGACCGCAAGCCCGAGCCGATGAGCTCGCTCGAGCAGGCCGATGCCGAGCAGGAGCTGGCCGAGTGGCTGGAAGAGTCTGGCGTCGAAAATGCCTGGAAGCTGGCTCCGACGCTGGTGCAGGTGGGCTGGGAATGCAATGACATCACCTGCGCGCAGTATGCGTTCCCGCGCGAAATTCTCTCCGATGCGCTGAACTGGCTGGAATCGCTGATTTCGAGCATGCAACTGGTGGGGACCATCGAAGAATCGGTGGCCCGGGTGACCGATCTGGTGGTCGCGGTGAAGAAGTATGCCTATGCCGACAAGAACCGGGCCGGCGAAATCGACGTGCATGACAGCATCCAGAGCACGCTGACGATTCTGGCGCACAAGTTCCGGCACAAGCAGCTGACGGTGGAGAAATCGTTTGCCAGTGGCAAGCCGATGCTGCATACCACCGGCACGGGATTGAACCAGGTATGGACCAATATCCTGGACAATGCGATCGATGCTTCGCCGGAAGGCGGAAAGGTGAGCATCCGGACCTGGCAGGATGAACATTTCCTGTATGTGGGCATCGCGGATCAAGGGCAGGGTATTCCCGAGGAGTTGCGGGACCATATCTTCGAGCCGTTTTTTACCACCAAGCCGGTGGGCGTGGGAACAGGGCTGGGGCTCGATATCGCGCACCGCATCGTCCTCGGGCAGTTCCATGGCAATATCCACTTCGAGTCGCAGCGGGGAAAGACAGAGTTTGTGGTGCAGCTGCCGCTGGAAGCTCCGACAGAGTGCGTGCCGGCCAGTCCCGGGCTTGAGGCGGGCATCTCCTGA
- a CDS encoding FAD-dependent oxidoreductase, giving the protein MSKPVILAVDDDASVLEAVVQDLRRKYGAEYRILRAGSGQAALDTCAQLKQRGDSVALVLSDQRMPGMSGVELLERVQHVYPEAKRALLTAYADTEAAIRAINTARISYYLTKPWDPPEEHLYPVLDDLLEAWSQGYKPPFEGLRVIGPRWSVRDFEVRDFLSRNQVPYVWLDPERDAEAVELLQRYGLEDKKLPALVFADGKTLVQPTQTELAERIGLRTHAEKDFYDLVVVGAGPAGLAAAVYGASEGLRTLVVEPEAPGGQAGSSSRIENYLGFPSGLSGADLARRAYAQASRFGAEFLTQRVCGIRADHHYRLACMADGREVSSHVCLIATGVHYRRLDVPGVERLTGLGVYYGAALVEARSCRDEEVFVVGGANSAGQAAMHFAKYARQVTMLVRGDSLEKSMSKYLINQIADTSNIRVETHSGVEEAFGEGRLESLRIRGPEGERTVPATALFIFIGAAPATDWLPEQVMRDPNGFILSGPDLQVEGKYPSIWKEKRSPYLLETSVPGVFVAGDVRHGSVKRAASAVGEGSIAVQFIHQYLSHF; this is encoded by the coding sequence ATGAGCAAGCCGGTCATACTCGCGGTTGATGATGATGCCAGTGTTCTGGAAGCGGTGGTGCAGGATCTGCGGCGGAAGTACGGAGCGGAATACAGGATTCTCCGCGCAGGATCAGGCCAGGCGGCGCTGGATACCTGCGCGCAGCTGAAGCAGCGCGGGGATTCGGTAGCGCTGGTCCTCTCCGATCAGCGGATGCCGGGAATGTCTGGTGTGGAGCTGCTGGAACGGGTGCAGCACGTTTATCCCGAAGCCAAGCGGGCGCTGTTGACGGCGTATGCCGACACCGAGGCGGCGATCCGGGCGATCAATACGGCGAGGATCAGCTACTACCTGACCAAGCCGTGGGACCCGCCGGAAGAGCATCTGTATCCAGTGCTGGACGATTTGCTGGAGGCCTGGAGCCAGGGGTATAAGCCACCCTTCGAGGGGCTGCGGGTGATCGGGCCGCGCTGGTCGGTGCGGGACTTCGAGGTGCGGGACTTTCTCTCGCGCAACCAGGTGCCGTACGTGTGGTTGGACCCCGAGCGCGACGCCGAGGCGGTGGAACTGCTGCAGCGGTACGGGCTCGAAGACAAGAAGCTGCCCGCCTTGGTCTTTGCCGACGGCAAGACGCTGGTACAGCCGACGCAGACGGAGCTGGCCGAGCGGATCGGGTTGCGTACGCACGCGGAGAAGGACTTCTACGACCTGGTGGTGGTGGGAGCTGGTCCGGCGGGCCTGGCTGCGGCAGTGTATGGCGCGTCGGAGGGCTTACGGACGCTGGTGGTTGAGCCCGAGGCTCCGGGCGGACAGGCCGGATCGAGCTCCCGGATCGAAAATTACCTGGGTTTCCCCTCCGGATTGAGCGGAGCGGACCTGGCGCGGCGGGCCTATGCCCAGGCTTCGCGCTTCGGTGCGGAGTTCCTGACCCAGAGAGTGTGTGGAATCCGGGCAGACCATCACTATCGTCTGGCCTGCATGGCGGATGGCCGCGAAGTCTCGAGCCATGTCTGCCTGATCGCTACCGGCGTGCACTATCGGCGCCTGGATGTGCCTGGTGTGGAACGGCTTACAGGGCTCGGCGTATATTATGGCGCAGCCCTGGTCGAGGCCAGATCCTGTCGTGACGAAGAGGTTTTCGTCGTCGGCGGGGCGAATTCTGCCGGTCAGGCGGCGATGCATTTTGCGAAATATGCCCGGCAGGTAACGATGCTGGTGCGGGGCGACTCGCTCGAAAAGAGCATGTCGAAATATTTAATCAATCAGATTGCTGACACATCCAATATTCGGGTCGAGACGCACTCGGGAGTCGAGGAGGCGTTCGGAGAGGGGCGGCTGGAGTCGCTTCGCATCCGCGGACCTGAGGGAGAACGGACTGTGCCGGCAACGGCATTGTTCATCTTCATCGGGGCTGCACCGGCAACGGATTGGCTGCCGGAGCAGGTAATGCGGGATCCGAATGGCTTCATTCTTTCCGGTCCCGATCTGCAGGTCGAAGGGAAATATCCCTCGATCTGGAAGGAAAAGCGGTCACCGTATCTGCTGGAGACGAGCGTTCCGGGCGTGTTTGTCGCCGGGGACGTTCGGCACGGATCGGTGAAGCGGGCGGCCTCGGCGGTGGGTGAGGGGTCGATTGCCGTGCAGTTCATCCACCAGTACCTGTCGCACTTTTAG
- a CDS encoding response regulator transcription factor has protein sequence MNKVILADNQAIFRAGTAKILAMEDDFRIIAQCGDAERLYQTVETFRGAVFLFASTLKLNLPLFMERVHAHDSRVIAIVENTESTQPFIAAGANGALHRCVSGPALIECVRRVNRGEHGIQGTVPGLAPHEEDLVGARVRDRLTPKEMKIVALIVQGCKNKEIAMRLTTTEQVIKNYLRSIYDKTGVSDRLELALFTIHHRILAEAAAAAGDIMMQAN, from the coding sequence ATGAATAAAGTGATTCTTGCCGACAACCAGGCTATTTTCCGTGCAGGAACTGCCAAGATTCTCGCGATGGAGGACGACTTCCGCATCATTGCTCAATGCGGCGATGCAGAGCGCCTGTACCAGACTGTAGAGACTTTCCGTGGCGCAGTATTCCTGTTTGCAAGCACCCTCAAGCTCAACCTGCCGCTTTTCATGGAGCGTGTCCACGCGCACGACAGCCGGGTCATCGCTATCGTCGAGAACACCGAATCCACCCAGCCCTTCATCGCTGCCGGAGCCAATGGCGCGCTCCACCGCTGTGTCAGCGGCCCCGCGCTCATTGAGTGCGTTCGCCGCGTCAATCGCGGGGAGCATGGCATCCAGGGAACCGTTCCCGGCCTCGCGCCTCACGAGGAAGATCTCGTCGGCGCCCGGGTCCGCGACCGTCTCACGCCCAAGGAAATGAAGATCGTCGCCCTCATCGTACAGGGCTGCAAGAATAAGGAAATCGCGATGCGCCTGACCACCACCGAGCAGGTCATCAAGAACTACCTTCGCAGCATCTACGACAAGACCGGCGTCTCCGACCGGCTGGAGCTGGCCCTCTTTACCATCCATCACCGCATCCTGGCCGAAGCTGCTGCCGCGGCCGGTGACATCATGATGCAGGCCAACTAA
- the pruA gene encoding L-glutamate gamma-semialdehyde dehydrogenase, which translates to MAIVDSPTIIHLRAPQGVFKNEPFVDFSKHENAHAMREALTQVGDLLGHEYELVIGGERLKTRDKIESINPAKPSQVVGVHQKAGAEHVEKAMQAALTAFESWKKTTVEERSSLLLNAAAIIRDRKFEFCAWLTYEIGKNWAEADADVAETIDFLEFYAREALRLDQATTPIPYPGEKNELRYIPLGVGAVIPPWNFPFAIMAGMTAAAIVSGNTVILKPSSDTPTIAARFVDVLEEAGMPGGVVNFCPGSGATFGNAIVEHPKTRFIAFTGSKEVGLDIHEKAAKTQKGQIWIKRTILEMGGKDSIIVSDDADIDAAVDGVVASAFGFSGQKCSACSRAIIEEPLYEVFVEKVRDRVAKLTIGDPVKNPNMGPVANAAAMKSIQEYIEIGKSEGRLIAGGNAVKTEDGGYFLEPTVIADVAPMARISQEEIFGPVLALIRAKNYDDALEIANNTEFGLTGAVYSADAQKLNRARAEYHVGNLYFNRKCTGAMVGAHPFGGFNMSGTDSKAGGPDYLYLFTQAKSIAERLS; encoded by the coding sequence ATGGCTATCGTCGATTCACCTACCATCATCCACCTCCGTGCCCCCCAGGGCGTCTTCAAGAACGAGCCGTTTGTCGATTTCTCAAAGCATGAAAACGCGCACGCCATGCGCGAGGCACTGACCCAGGTCGGCGATCTGCTGGGACACGAATACGAGCTGGTCATCGGTGGGGAACGACTGAAGACCAGGGACAAGATCGAGTCGATCAACCCGGCGAAGCCCTCGCAGGTGGTCGGCGTGCACCAGAAGGCCGGGGCTGAGCACGTGGAGAAGGCCATGCAGGCGGCGCTCACGGCGTTCGAGAGCTGGAAGAAGACGACGGTCGAAGAGCGCAGCTCGCTGCTGCTGAATGCGGCCGCGATCATTCGCGACCGCAAGTTCGAGTTCTGCGCGTGGCTGACCTATGAAATCGGCAAGAACTGGGCCGAGGCGGATGCCGACGTGGCCGAGACAATCGACTTCCTCGAGTTCTACGCGCGCGAAGCGCTGCGGCTGGACCAGGCGACAACGCCGATCCCGTACCCAGGTGAGAAGAACGAGCTCCGGTACATTCCGCTGGGTGTCGGCGCGGTGATTCCGCCGTGGAACTTCCCCTTTGCGATCATGGCGGGCATGACGGCGGCGGCCATTGTGAGCGGCAATACGGTGATCCTGAAGCCCTCGAGCGATACGCCGACCATTGCTGCGCGCTTTGTGGATGTGCTCGAAGAGGCAGGCATGCCGGGCGGCGTGGTGAACTTCTGCCCTGGTTCGGGCGCGACCTTCGGCAATGCCATCGTGGAGCATCCGAAGACCCGTTTCATCGCCTTCACCGGCTCAAAGGAAGTGGGCCTCGACATTCACGAGAAAGCAGCCAAGACGCAGAAGGGCCAGATCTGGATCAAGCGCACCATCCTCGAGATGGGCGGCAAGGATTCGATCATTGTGAGCGATGATGCGGATATCGACGCGGCAGTCGATGGTGTGGTCGCCTCGGCCTTCGGCTTCAGCGGCCAGAAGTGCTCGGCCTGCTCGCGCGCCATCATCGAGGAGCCTCTGTACGAGGTCTTCGTCGAAAAGGTTCGGGACCGCGTGGCGAAACTGACCATCGGCGATCCGGTGAAGAACCCGAATATGGGCCCGGTGGCGAATGCTGCGGCAATGAAGTCGATTCAGGAATACATCGAGATCGGTAAGAGCGAAGGCCGGCTGATTGCCGGCGGCAATGCCGTAAAGACAGAGGATGGCGGGTACTTCCTCGAGCCAACGGTGATTGCCGATGTGGCACCGATGGCGCGGATCTCGCAGGAAGAGATTTTTGGGCCGGTGCTGGCGCTGATCCGGGCGAAGAATTATGACGACGCGCTCGAGATTGCCAACAACACGGAGTTCGGTCTGACCGGCGCGGTCTACTCGGCCGACGCGCAGAAGCTGAACCGGGCGCGGGCTGAATATCACGTCGGCAACCTGTACTTCAATCGGAAGTGCACGGGCGCGATGGTCGGTGCGCATCCCTTCGGCGGCTTCAATATGTCGGGGACGGACTCGAAGGCTGGCGGCCCGGATTACCTCTACCTGTTCACGCAGGCGAAGTCGATTGCCGAGCGGCTTTCGTAA